One Natronomonas gomsonensis genomic window, CGCATCGAGGCCGTCCTCGTCGAACCCCGTCGTTCCGACGACGTAGGGGACGCCGGCCTCGGCGGCGAGGGCGGCGTACTCGTGGCTGGCCGACGGGACGGTAAAGTCGATGGCGACGTCGGCGTCTGCCAGCAGTTCCGGCAGTTCGTCGTCAGGGTAGACGCGGACGTCCTCGATGGTGTCCGACGAGGTGGCGACGCCGGTTACGTCGTGGCCGCGGCCGCTGGCCTCGGCGACGATTTCGCTGCCGGTCCGTCCGGTCGCACCGATGACGAGCAGGTTCATTCGAGGTCGTCGAGCACGCGGCGCAGTCGGTCGCGATTCTCGGGCTGCAGCGGGTTGAGCGGCGAGCGCATCGTATCGGAGTGGATGCCCCGCATCGCCATCGCCTCGTTGATGGGGATGGGGTTGGTCTCGACGAACAGCGTCCGGAAGAGGTCCCCTAACTCGTATTGGAGTTCGCGGGCGCGGTCGAAGTCGTTTTCGAGGGCGGCGCCGACGAGGGCGACGGTGCGCTCGGGTTCGACGTTCGCCGCCACGCTGATACAGCCGGTGCCACCCTGTGCGATGATGGGCAGCGTCAGGGCATCATCGCCCGACAGCACCGAGAAGTTCTCCTCGCGGGTGCGCTCGATGACCTCGTTGGTCCGGTTGAGGTCGCCGCTTGCGGCCTTATACCCGACGACGTTCTCGTGTTCGGCAAGCGAGACGGCGGTCTCGACGGCGATGTTCCGGCCGGTGCGGCCGGGGACGTTGTAGATAATCTGTGGGAGGTCGACCGCATCTGCGATTTGCCGGAAGTGGTGTTCCATCCCGTCCGGTTCGGGGATGTTGTAGTACGGCGAGATGAGGAGCAGACCGTCGGCGCCCGCGGCGGCGGCCCGTTCGGAGAGGTCCAATGCCTCGCGGGTGTTGTTCGAGCCGCTG contains:
- the dapA gene encoding 4-hydroxy-tetrahydrodipicolinate synthase encodes the protein MTHDTFDGVFPAMTTPFHDDESIDHDTLRAHAQRLEAAGVDGLVPVGTTGESATMTHDEHIEVVETVVDAVDDVPVIAGSGSNNTREALDLSERAAAAGADGLLLISPYYNIPEPDGMEHHFRQIADAVDLPQIIYNVPGRTGRNIAVETAVSLAEHENVVGYKAASGDLNRTNEVIERTREENFSVLSGDDALTLPIIAQGGTGCISVAANVEPERTVALVGAALENDFDRARELQYELGDLFRTLFVETNPIPINEAMAMRGIHSDTMRSPLNPLQPENRDRLRRVLDDLE